The DNA sequence acaaaatatggggtcattgggtgagagcatgtgtTTGgctttcggtgagagcaaaatgtaacaaaatcagCGATACATGACTTGTTGGTGATCAAATGAAAATATAAGGGTATTTGGGTGCCAGATCGAAAGGACAGctatggggtcttttggtgacaagagcatgtgctcataacaaatatggggtcttagGGTGACAGCGGTGCTGGAAAAGGGGGACTTAAcaaccctacatacgcgtcacctccaaagtgggagtgccccccgggcagagggagtatgtatttcaaattgctttacctgaatgggcgactccattgaAGTCTACAAGCCCTTTGGATAAGGTCGtgtcccggggggcacttcaatttgaaatggatataggtgtagggctggcactttcgcactaaggggcattcggtgagagcaaaatacaaaaaatatggggtcagtgggtgagagcatgatttttggcattcggtgagagcaaaatgtaaaaaatatggggtcattgggtgagaacatgactttttttaaactggaatctttgggtgagagtcaaaacagcgcaacagaaacctcgaatttctagttctaaatggcttcaagtttctttgttttatcaaaataagtgacaaaatcagtgataaatgaaagttgctgttaaattgaacaagtaaaggtctttgggtgacagatcaaatgaaaaataagggtcttcgggtgacagaacatgtgttcgtaaaaaatatggggtctttgggtgacagcgatgctgaaaaggggggtcttaacagccctacatacgcgtcacctccaaagttggagtgccccccggggggtCGTGTCTTCCATGTATGTGTATACACTAGGATCAACAATATGCTTATCTattaggggaacagttcttaaacagtGTGTTAAATATATttctacattcattgaatgaacaaaaaaactcatactctgcaacttgaggtcaaattttgcactatgattatgtaattgagattattgtaatgccattgggatgatgctcttgtggtccatagtgatactaGTATCGGGTTCCAAAAATATCCCAAAGGAATAGATTTATCAGATTTGCCAATTTGGTGTTTTAATACGACctatacaaaataaatcaaattttgcAATCGAGTCAAAGCAAAATGTCCTTGGTTTGAATAATAGCGTCAAAATATAACATTTAATGTACAAGAAAATTGTCCGAACATTGCTTCAATTCATGTGAAATCAAAAAGGAAACGTGTATTTCGATCATCAAATCATCATAGCACATTTTGAACATTGTCCAAGAATCTCATCAGTGGATTCAAATTCGTACAATCTGTATAATCTCAGGTTTTTACTAATCATACTCGCTTCGCCATCCGACACCAAACTCTTGTTTTTCGTTATttagacaaacatgacaaatgacaTACACCTGTTAAAAATACTCGTTTAAAAAAGGCCCGGAAAAGATCGATGCTATATTCTAAACTGGACTGAttgcagccagtcgtatttgcataccaatacaaatgtgggttcgatgcacccaagggtgAATGGGTGATTCATATCTCTTTATAGATGTTGTGCAtatgactactcaaatgcattcaacaaaagcatgattgcaatctaccgcgacagttcgtctctcacacacatagcaaatgcaccacgatcaaataggttgatgacccggttgatgacaacatttgattgaatagactggactgcgccatgattgcggtgaaggacaccggttcaaatcctttgtttataTCCAATCGAGAAAAGCATGCATGGCATCTATAGTATATTTGTTTcggcatagcgccaccatgaatGTATTGTATTTGATTTTCGCGGCGAACGGCATTATGACGGTCGCCCGCAAAATGCCGAAacacgtaacccgtatggcgtttccagtgaacgcctctccgcaatctctctactatcgTCGCATACGTCTACGGGAGTTTTTCCTTGATGAGCCAGCATCTGAACCTGAGCCTTTTCGCAAGAAAAGCAGTTGGGTCCCTCCCAAGAACAGGGTTCCAGCCATGGAGACATACGTGCAGGTTGTTAGTTCCCAAGTTAACAATTCTGCCAATTCTTCCCACAGgacacatgacaacttacccCGTGAGGAACGCCAGGCACTCAAGTCTCTCAGAACCAGGACTGACATCATCATCAAGCCTGCTGATAAAGGATCTGCTGTGGTTGTCATGGATCGCCAAAAGTACATCGATGAGACCATGAAGCACCTCAACAATCGTACTAACTATGCTCTTGTTGATTCTGATCCTACTGACTCTTTCTCTCAACAGATACAGACCACCCTGGATGACATGCATGCTCGTGATGAATTAACCGACAAAGCCCATGCATTTCTTTCTCCTACAGATTCTAAAGCTGCTCGATTTTATCTCCTCCCCAAGATCCACAAGCCCGGGAATCCTGATCGACCCATTGTATCCGGTAATGGTTCCCCCACTGAGAACATATCTCTCTACGTTGACCACTTCATTAAACCCATTGTTTCACAGACTCCGTCATACATACACGACACCCCGGACTTTCTCAGGAAGCTTGAAGCCATCACGGACCAGATCCCCAGCACTGCCATCATTGGCACTTGTGATGTGTCATCCTGTATACTAATATCCCATTCAGTGAAGGAATTGCAGCTACCTGTGAAGCGCTGTCTAGAAGTGACCACACCAGTCCCCCATTGATGATCTGAAGACTCTCATGAATCATGTACTAACTAAGAACAATTTCACCTTCATGGGAGAACACTATTTACAGGTATTTGGGACATCGATGGGGACCCGCATGGCACCGTCGTTCGCCTGCCTCTTCATGTCTAGGCTTGAAGAGCAGATGTTGGATGCTGCCCCTTGTCGTCCATGGATTTGGTGGAGGTACATTGACGATGTGTTTTTCATCTGGACCAGAGAAGAAGACAGCCTTCACACTTTCCTTGACCATGTCAATTCCTTCCACAGAACTATTAAATTCACATCTGAACTTTCTCACCACCAGGTCAACTTCTTGGATGTCACCATCAGAAAGGAAAATGACTCCCTTGTCACAGATCTCTACACCAAGCCCACAGACAGTCACCAGTATCTACACTCTTCCAGTTGCCATCCCCAACATTGTAAAAGTGGTATAGCATACAGCCAAGCTCTCCGCCTCCGCCGCATTTGTACTCATGATTCTGAATTTTCACAGCATGCTAGGGACCTCAAGAGGAACCTTACAACTAGGGGACACAGCGCACACAAAGTGCAACAGGCCATCAACAAGGTCAAATctcttcccaggtcagatgtactgaagcagaagcccagaagccaagacaccaataccagagtccctcttgtggtcacttttcatcctaacctccctcctctccgcagcatcacttttgacaatcaccatatacttcaaacctcagatcggctacaacgagCGGTTCCCGATAACCCCATCCTGGCCTACAGACGTCCCCGCAATCTTAGAGATCTTCTTGTGAGAGCTGAATtcccccctctttctgatactATTCCTTCCACACAACAGGGTACTGTCACATGTGATTCCAGGTGTGTTGTTTGCAAGGACCATATCCAAGAAGGGGATTCTGTCAccagtaattccaacaattcctcccacaggatcaggggcaacatcacctgcaccacatctaatgtagtgtatctcatttcttgcagagtttgtggtatacaTTATGTGGGAGAAACCAAGAATGCACTTAAGAAGCGGTTTTATGGACACCGGTCCACAGTCAACaccaagaagcttgacacccctgttggtgatcactttaacctccccaaccactctatctccgacatgatccttcagggattgagtctttaggtaaccgtcctgacaccgtccgtgccagcagggagaaattctggatgaagcgcctaCGTGCCATCCAGCAGCCACatggtctcaacatccaagagggaaacgattaacttggttttcattatcataatattccaaccacccccccccaattttttttttcttcctatttggttatttatattttccatccacttcattatttttagtttttatttccctTTTACTTCCACCATcatgtattatgtttttgtagtttttatttttaccacacattttcatttgtctattcagcccattgtcttcattcatttccttatccctctcatctccattcatgacatcccacttcctgccccaattgatagttcccaggaaccacttatgtcttctattgtcttgctaatttccttttcctttatgtccatgtcactatatatatgcatgtttgtgtgttgtcttgtcactttgcctttgataaagatcctgctaggatcgaaagctcaggcccctaaactttgaaatatataagttaacagttttacaattttaaaattatattttgtgtatacaatatattctgtagtaaatcgatcaaatgacggtgattgttcaggtattatatgcttgatagaattaaattgtctgaccagttagtattctcctccgccgtcagtgtgattccagtcactccacgtaccgtgttgcgaaggtggaggagactaaagctgtattgacgaacacgcatgcgttaaaaatgatgtagcctaatagtcgaacaatagcgtgacgtagttcccggcattgttcctatgcactttcaccctcctgagtgTACTTTGATATTGAAACCTTCATATTGATGGTTGGCTTTAGGCTGCTGATATGCTGATTCTTCTTCTTTgaataattatgtatattttcTTGAATATGCAGTTTCATCATTATTATTGTGCAGTACAAATTCCAATATTTGGGATCAAAACAATCGGAAAATAATGGTCCATGAGTTCGATGATGGAGGTGAACAACGTTGTCTGCATGTGAGTTATGACTGAAACATTTTACACAATGGTCAGGGAAAAATGGATAATGAGTATGCTAATTTTAATACTAGGATCaaaactacaccacatttcgccataattcattctagaaacgcttgctgttagaataagaaaaattttaatgctaaattattgcactttctagggaagcgtggttaccgttttgaaataaccgagtgagagggttttcaagaaaatatttttcctgtcaaaactgaagcatcctctgtataaaagaaaatatgaatataaactgcacatcatatataacgattcgtgatacccaattgtggcacatttgaggtcctttatgaggcagagaattttatttcaattttatatacgccaaaaatattttttaattgagcaagaataaggatagaaaaaaacgttgaaaattctatgtataaataacattagacccggcaaaagattactgtttcgtttttatggtaatctaatcttttatttcctgaagaaacatttggagtctaaaatggattttttatgtaattgataaaaacatcgaacgtgtatacaagaaaaaatggtaggttcctctatagtattttactgaccatggaaatgtactgacaccgtgcgagcacatgtcaaaatcgatataatgtattgtccatatagacgcgcatttatcatgtttattgacagCTATTgacggattaacaacaattgagcgcatttaatacacattaatgtttttagggaaataaaattccaaaatatggtacgttttctgcttttgcttgtcacgtggtaggccaatattgaagttgcgattatatcttcaaataagtttcatagtagattccatca is a window from the Amphiura filiformis unplaced genomic scaffold, Afil_fr2py scaffold_503, whole genome shotgun sequence genome containing:
- the LOC140145639 gene encoding LOW QUALITY PROTEIN: uncharacterized protein (The sequence of the model RefSeq protein was modified relative to this genomic sequence to represent the inferred CDS: inserted 2 bases in 2 codons) is translated as METYVQVVSSQVNNSANSSHRTHDNLPREERQALKSLRTRTDIIIKPADKGSAVVVMDRQKYIDETMKHLNNRTNYALVDSDPTDSFSQQIQTTLDDMHARDELTDKAHAFLSPTDSKAARFYLLPKIHKPGNPDRPIVSGNGSPTENISLYVDHFIKPIVSQTPSYIHDTPDFLRKLEAITDQIPSTAIIGTCDVSXLYTNIPFSEGIAATCEALSRSDHTSPPLXDLKTLMNHVLTKNNFTFMGEHYLQVFGTSMGTRMAPSFACLFMSRLEEQMLDAAPCRPWIWWRYIDDVFFIWTREEDSLHTFLDHVNSFHRTIKFTSELSHHQVNFLDVTIRKENDSLVTDLYTKPTDSHQYLHSSSCHPQHCKSGIAYSQALRLRRICTHDSEFSQHARDLKRNLTTRGHSAHKVQQAINKVKSLP